A part of Flavobacteriaceae bacterium GSB9 genomic DNA contains:
- a CDS encoding N-acetylglucosamine kinase, producing the protein MVLIVDSGSTKSDWLAVDNNGNKLMEKIRTKGLNPAILPDKRLIKIINKSKELKSNSEAVTHVFFYGAGCGTENARAILKGVLEAIFVNAHVEVNEDTLAAVYSTINTSDEAAVVCILGTGSNCSYYDGKTLHQRVNSLGYILMDDASGNYYGKQLIRDYYFNHMPENVKIAFGSKYNMETDFIKYNLYKQPSPNAYLATFAEFMFLHKDSEYTINLIKDGIRLFAKNMIFQYEEELKSVPVHFAGSIAYFARKEIREVAEEMGFKVGNFVRRPIDGLVPFHTKDL; encoded by the coding sequence ATGGTTTTAATTGTAGATAGTGGTTCTACCAAATCAGATTGGTTAGCGGTAGATAATAATGGAAATAAGTTAATGGAAAAAATCCGAACTAAAGGGCTCAATCCAGCCATTTTACCGGATAAGAGATTAATTAAGATCATTAACAAAAGCAAAGAGCTAAAGAGCAATAGCGAGGCGGTTACGCATGTGTTTTTTTACGGCGCTGGGTGCGGTACCGAAAACGCTCGAGCCATCTTAAAAGGGGTGCTTGAAGCGATTTTTGTGAATGCCCATGTTGAAGTTAATGAAGATACATTAGCAGCTGTTTACTCTACAATTAATACCTCAGATGAGGCCGCAGTGGTTTGCATTTTGGGCACAGGGTCTAATTGTAGTTACTACGACGGTAAAACCCTTCACCAACGTGTAAATTCTCTGGGGTATATTTTAATGGACGATGCCTCTGGAAACTATTATGGCAAACAGCTCATTAGGGATTATTACTTTAACCACATGCCCGAAAATGTAAAAATAGCATTTGGTAGTAAGTATAATATGGAAACCGATTTTATAAAATATAACCTATACAAACAACCCAGCCCTAACGCTTATTTGGCCACTTTTGCCGAGTTTATGTTTTTACATAAAGATTCAGAGTATACCATTAACCTTATTAAAGATGGCATTAGGCTTTTTGCAAAAAACATGATTTTTCAGTACGAAGAAGAACTAAAATCGGTACCGGTTCATTTTGCAGGTTCTATTGCTTATTTTGCTAGGAAAGAAATACGTGAAGTTGCCGAAGAAATGGGCTTTAAAGTTGGGAATTTTGTGCGTCGCCCAATAGATGGTTTGGTGCCCTTCCACACTAAAGATTTATAA
- a CDS encoding ATP-binding cassette domain-containing protein has product MSLTQVAYYISNKDNKKQLIDELISGSKISKLSGLKGALFSEITLNKLIEEEIRHDDFSVVTATKNSLQNSSQGERKKALLKHIVKQNPDYILVDNVFDSLDTATQEEISKTLEELSATKHIVQITNRKRDILPFIKTIYSSENGNYKEGIDGNNAHSKNQFVMDLPNPEHVSTESYNPLVKFNKVNVSYNGRPIVKDISWEIKLGEFWQLIGPNGSGKSTLLTLISGDNPKAYNQDIVLFGKQKGSGETIWDIKNKIGHYSSEMLRGFRRLDSIEKMILSGFFDSIGLYKYPTERQIFIAHEWLELLGLLDKKDKDFLSLSAGHKRLVLIARAMVKHPPLLILDEPTNGLDDADAQLFAQLINKIANESRTAILYVSHRKEDHIKPNFTYQLTPNNQGSTGKVV; this is encoded by the coding sequence ATGTCGCTAACGCAAGTAGCCTATTACATTTCCAATAAAGACAATAAGAAACAGCTTATTGACGAATTAATATCTGGAAGCAAGATTTCAAAACTTTCAGGTTTAAAGGGGGCGCTTTTTTCTGAAATAACCCTCAATAAACTCATTGAAGAGGAAATTAGGCACGACGATTTTAGCGTTGTTACGGCTACAAAAAACAGTCTTCAAAATTCCTCGCAAGGCGAACGTAAAAAGGCACTTTTAAAACATATTGTTAAGCAAAACCCTGACTATATTTTGGTCGATAATGTTTTTGATAGTTTAGATACGGCCACCCAAGAAGAAATTAGTAAAACACTAGAAGAATTAAGCGCTACGAAACATATCGTTCAAATTACCAATAGAAAGCGAGATATACTTCCTTTTATTAAAACCATTTATAGTTCAGAAAACGGAAACTATAAAGAAGGAATTGATGGGAATAATGCACATAGCAAAAATCAATTTGTAATGGATTTGCCAAATCCGGAGCATGTTTCAACCGAGAGTTATAATCCGTTGGTAAAATTTAATAAAGTTAATGTTTCGTATAACGGTCGCCCTATTGTAAAAGATATTTCTTGGGAAATTAAATTGGGCGAATTTTGGCAACTTATAGGGCCAAACGGTTCGGGTAAAAGCACGTTACTTACCTTAATTTCTGGCGATAATCCCAAGGCTTACAATCAAGATATTGTGTTGTTTGGTAAGCAAAAGGGCAGTGGCGAAACCATTTGGGATATTAAAAACAAAATAGGACACTACAGTTCTGAAATGTTGAGAGGGTTTAGGCGGTTGGACTCTATTGAAAAAATGATACTTTCTGGTTTTTTCGATTCTATCGGACTTTATAAATACCCTACCGAACGGCAAATTTTTATAGCTCACGAATGGTTGGAGCTTTTGGGACTATTGGATAAAAAAGACAAAGATTTCTTGTCTTTATCTGCCGGTCATAAACGTTTGGTGCTCATTGCGCGCGCCATGGTAAAACATCCCCCCTTATTGATTTTAGATGAACCCACTAACGGATTGGATGATGCCGATGCCCAACTTTTTGCCCAACTCATTAATAAAATTGCCAACGAAAGCCGAACGGCTATTTTATATGTCTCGCACCGAAAGGAAGACCATATAAAACCTAATTTTACTTACCAACTTACACCAAATAACCAAGGTTCTACGGGCAAAGTTGTTTAG
- a CDS encoding BCCT family transporter, with translation MKKSKKVFDFHYPVFIPAAIVILLFVSFAIIFGKPLSHFFLEFRNLLYDKIGWFFILTVNILLVTAVILAFSKFGKIKLGGRNATTDFSNFSWYSMLFSAGMGIGLIFYGVAEPIQHFSTPPIPVNGEVDAAKQAFQFTFLHYGLHPWAVYGMIALAFAFFTFNRKLPLTVRSLFAPLLGKKIYGVFGHLVDTLAVIACLFGLATTLGFGAQQVGSGLNFLFDIENSVKTQVIFITLTTLLATASIVSGLDKGVKLLSVLNIRIAAVFMLLMLIIGPTVFLLDSFIENIGLYFQNLVELGTYTEVYSETKWQNNWTVFYWAWWIAWSPFVGIFIARISKGRTIREFLTGVVILPTLFSFLWFTIFGSSAIYLELNQLADISSAVTLDISTALFEMLKNYPFSAILSLVAILLVISFFVTSSDSGSLVIDFITTGGKLDAPVGTRVFWALVEGLLAISLLIGGGLSTLQTAVMLAAFPFAIILLVMTFSLIKGLKRERIKHLRYRVKRNVRVQSSQFEKLIEDMDDDLEND, from the coding sequence GTGAAAAAATCCAAAAAAGTTTTTGACTTTCATTATCCAGTCTTCATTCCTGCCGCCATTGTTATACTTTTATTTGTATCGTTTGCAATCATATTTGGAAAACCCTTAAGCCATTTTTTTCTTGAATTTAGAAACCTTCTTTACGATAAAATTGGGTGGTTTTTTATTCTTACGGTGAACATACTTTTGGTGACCGCCGTAATTTTGGCTTTTAGTAAATTTGGAAAAATAAAATTGGGCGGACGTAACGCTACAACAGATTTTAGTAATTTCTCCTGGTATTCCATGTTGTTTTCTGCCGGTATGGGAATAGGCCTTATATTTTATGGTGTTGCCGAGCCTATTCAACATTTTAGTACCCCTCCTATTCCTGTTAACGGTGAGGTTGATGCGGCAAAACAAGCCTTTCAGTTTACTTTTTTACATTACGGACTGCATCCCTGGGCTGTATACGGCATGATTGCACTAGCCTTTGCTTTTTTTACATTCAACCGAAAGTTACCACTTACCGTCCGGTCGCTGTTTGCTCCGCTTTTGGGCAAAAAAATTTATGGTGTTTTTGGACATTTAGTTGATACTTTGGCTGTAATTGCTTGCTTATTTGGTTTAGCGACTACTTTAGGTTTTGGTGCCCAACAGGTAGGATCGGGGCTCAATTTCTTATTCGACATAGAAAACTCGGTAAAAACACAGGTGATTTTTATAACGCTTACTACACTACTCGCCACTGCTTCCATTGTTTCTGGTCTAGATAAAGGTGTAAAGCTATTAAGCGTGCTAAACATCCGTATTGCTGCAGTATTTATGCTGCTTATGCTCATTATTGGTCCAACCGTTTTCCTCTTAGATTCTTTTATTGAAAATATAGGGCTTTATTTTCAAAATCTTGTTGAATTAGGAACTTATACAGAAGTATATTCTGAAACCAAATGGCAAAACAATTGGACCGTATTTTATTGGGCTTGGTGGATTGCATGGAGTCCGTTTGTAGGTATTTTTATTGCCAGGATATCCAAAGGCAGAACCATTAGAGAATTTTTAACAGGGGTTGTTATTTTACCCACACTCTTTTCGTTTTTATGGTTTACCATTTTTGGGTCGTCAGCCATATATTTGGAGCTAAACCAATTAGCCGATATCTCTAGTGCGGTAACTTTAGATATTTCTACAGCACTATTTGAAATGCTTAAAAACTATCCATTTAGTGCCATTTTAAGCTTAGTCGCCATTCTGTTGGTCATCAGTTTTTTTGTTACCTCAAGTGATAGCGGTTCTTTAGTCATAGATTTTATTACCACCGGAGGCAAACTTGACGCTCCCGTAGGCACTCGTGTTTTTTGGGCTTTGGTTGAAGGCTTGCTGGCCATTTCGCTACTTATTGGTGGCGGACTAAGTACACTGCAAACCGCTGTAATGCTGGCGGCATTCCCTTTTGCCATTATCCTACTTGTTATGACATTTTCTTTAATAAAAGGCCTTAAAAGGGAACGCATAAAACACTTGCGATATCGTGTTAAAAGAAATGTAAGAGTACAATCTTCACAATTTGAAAAGCTTATTGAAGATATGGATGACGACTTGGAAAACGATTAA
- a CDS encoding family 43 glycosylhydrolase, translated as MKRTTVFSTLFLTLSLMAFTQNPLDFGSDIRTADPSAHVWQDGRLYIYASHDEECQEDFWMKDWHVFSSDDLVNWTDHGACLSVDSLTWADNYAWAPDCAYKDGKYYFCFPAGTGHKDRVNPENSTKWMGIGIAVSESPTGPFEDHTGAPLWTEPYSNDPCLFIDDDGTPYVYAHGSGADYKVVELTDDMKSVKGDFYKMDMGGYEPSMEGPWIFKRNDKYYFTMPEGNRVLTYYMADSPKGPWMYKGVIMEQEHQSNNHHSIVEYNGQWILFYHRWLDTGDACDNRERQRHICAEYIYFNEDGTIQSVKRTEAGLSAQPKK; from the coding sequence ATGAAACGCACTACAGTATTTTCAACCCTATTTTTGACCTTATCATTAATGGCATTTACGCAAAACCCGCTAGATTTTGGTAGCGATATCAGAACAGCTGATCCCTCAGCTCATGTATGGCAAGACGGACGATTATATATCTATGCATCGCATGATGAAGAATGTCAGGAAGATTTTTGGATGAAAGATTGGCATGTGTTTTCATCAGACGATTTGGTTAATTGGACAGACCACGGTGCTTGTTTGTCGGTGGATAGTTTAACCTGGGCCGATAACTATGCTTGGGCGCCCGATTGTGCTTATAAAGACGGAAAATATTATTTCTGTTTTCCAGCAGGTACAGGGCATAAAGACCGTGTTAATCCAGAAAATAGTACGAAGTGGATGGGCATTGGTATTGCAGTTAGTGAATCGCCAACAGGGCCTTTTGAAGACCATACTGGGGCGCCATTATGGACAGAGCCTTACTCTAACGACCCGTGTTTATTTATTGATGATGACGGTACACCATATGTGTATGCACATGGTAGTGGGGCGGACTATAAAGTAGTAGAGCTTACTGACGATATGAAATCTGTAAAAGGTGATTTTTATAAAATGGACATGGGCGGTTACGAACCTTCTATGGAAGGGCCTTGGATTTTTAAAAGAAATGATAAATATTATTTTACTATGCCTGAAGGTAATCGTGTGTTAACCTATTATATGGCTGATTCTCCAAAAGGCCCTTGGATGTACAAAGGTGTTATCATGGAGCAGGAACACCAAAGTAATAACCATCATTCCATTGTGGAATACAATGGACAATGGATTTTGTTTTACCACCGATGGCTGGATACGGGTGATGCTTGTGATAACCGGGAAAGGCAACGCCATATTTGTGCAGAATACATTTATTTTAATGAAGATGGCACGATTCAATCCGTAAAAAGAACAGAAGCAGGCTTATCGGCTCAACCCAAAAAATAA
- a CDS encoding transglutaminase family protein, with product MIFQISHNTSYEYDNGVTFCHNIATIKPKNMPGQSVIDYNIDISPTPAVFSEKLDFFGNTITRFSIQQHHTKLEVTAKSKVLRDYTLAPNIYDSNDGQNITLNDALSALKRFKPEFIEAKQFILESVLIANISPEIRAYAEISFKPNRPIFEAAHELMQRIYTDFEFNTKVTNVATPIHEVIKQKKGVCQDFAQIAIACVRSVGLPARYVSGYIETLPPPGKEKLVGTDASHAWFSVFIPHFGWVDFDPTNNQIPKNQHIIVSYGRDYYDVPPLKGVIYSTGKNKMKVAVDIRPAV from the coding sequence ATGATTTTTCAAATATCGCATAATACAAGCTACGAATATGATAATGGCGTAACCTTTTGCCATAATATTGCTACCATAAAACCAAAGAATATGCCTGGGCAATCTGTTATAGATTACAATATTGACATTAGCCCTACCCCTGCCGTATTTTCAGAAAAATTAGATTTTTTTGGCAATACCATTACCCGCTTTTCTATACAGCAACATCATACCAAATTAGAAGTTACGGCGAAAAGTAAGGTGTTAAGAGATTATACTTTAGCTCCTAATATTTATGATTCCAACGACGGACAAAATATAACTTTAAATGATGCACTTTCTGCATTGAAGAGGTTTAAGCCTGAGTTTATTGAAGCAAAACAATTTATTTTGGAATCGGTTTTGATTGCCAATATTTCTCCTGAAATTAGAGCTTACGCTGAAATATCTTTTAAGCCCAACCGCCCGATTTTTGAAGCTGCCCATGAATTAATGCAACGCATTTACACCGATTTTGAATTTAACACTAAAGTCACCAATGTGGCCACCCCCATTCATGAAGTTATTAAGCAAAAAAAGGGTGTTTGCCAAGATTTTGCACAAATAGCCATAGCATGTGTGCGCTCGGTTGGGTTGCCCGCCCGATACGTTAGCGGCTATATTGAAACATTACCGCCACCAGGTAAAGAAAAATTGGTTGGTACAGACGCCTCTCATGCCTGGTTTTCGGTTTTTATACCACATTTTGGCTGGGTTGACTTCGACCCAACGAACAACCAAATACCAAAAAATCAACACATCATCGTATCCTACGGGCGAGATTATTACGATGTTCCACCTCTAAAAGGCGTTATTTACAGTACTGGAAAAAACAAAATGAAAGTCGCTGTAGATATTAGGCCTGCTGTGTAA
- a CDS encoding circularly permuted type 2 ATP-grasp protein yields MFIDSNTLFKNYFSDSRNYYEVLKSNMAVNPNWEQLLHNLTQMDSESLLAKQVEINWLMEENGVTYNVYNDPNGMRRSWRLNMVPFLIHENEWKTIEQGIAQRAELLNLILKDVYGERELIKNGIIPEEIIFAHRGFLRQCDQIQYKTSKNLLIYASDLARGPDGRMWVVSDRTQAPSGMGYALENRYALSRAMPNIFQNINVLQPTAYFYELNQMLIDAAPQNKSTPNIVILTPGPHNETFFEHAYLASFFGYPLVSGNDLVVRNGKLWMKTLKELKQVDVILRRVDDVFMDPLELREDSYLGVAGLLDVIREQRVAVVNPIGSGILENSGLIPFMNAICNYFLGEDLILPQIASWWCGQEKERNYVLDHLKDLVVKPIDRSNRENIYFCEFLDDKALENLRKEILLTPYKFVAQEKISFSTAPDFKNGTLEPRKVICRTFAIAKNNDYQVMPGGLVRVAAERETLFVSNQRGGISKDFWVISDHEQNHIQNYSWNSSSKISISDINDLPSNTAENLYWSGRYLGRALVTARYLRMVLNKMNQEQYNIRGSESESLLELYKSVTNITSTFPGFVGKGASETLKNPLKEIVSLMTDDKRLGSLAQIMQSFSNSYYTLRSLWSKDMWRVFDGIYRLWSKFLGNDDRSITELSKLLDRIITRLIAFMGLIEESILVNQGLLLYFIGLQTEQAMMSIAKCRSLLVFDYNEHLQYEILESLLSSHESLNIYRYSYRSYLSLENVIQLILLDKEYAKSLAYQVGRIKKDITRLPETKGTSTFLKCQENINEAHELIDNANLAHLLQMDSDGKHRKNLDDMLSKISDLLHETSMAVSDTYFNHTYQQKQLFTQNFPLA; encoded by the coding sequence ATGTTTATAGATTCAAATACCTTATTTAAAAATTATTTTTCCGATTCCAGGAATTATTATGAAGTATTAAAATCTAACATGGCCGTAAATCCCAATTGGGAGCAATTACTTCACAACTTAACCCAAATGGACTCCGAAAGCCTATTGGCGAAGCAAGTCGAAATCAATTGGCTGATGGAAGAAAACGGGGTTACGTATAATGTTTACAACGACCCCAATGGCATGCGACGTTCTTGGCGTTTAAACATGGTTCCTTTTTTAATTCATGAAAATGAATGGAAAACCATAGAACAAGGTATTGCTCAACGTGCTGAACTATTAAACCTTATTTTAAAAGATGTTTACGGTGAACGCGAATTGATAAAAAATGGTATTATACCAGAGGAAATAATTTTTGCCCACCGCGGTTTTTTAAGACAATGCGACCAAATTCAATATAAAACCTCGAAAAATTTATTAATCTACGCATCCGATTTGGCTCGGGGCCCAGACGGGCGTATGTGGGTAGTTAGCGATAGAACGCAGGCACCTTCGGGGATGGGTTACGCGCTAGAAAATCGATATGCACTCAGTAGGGCCATGCCCAACATCTTTCAAAACATTAATGTTTTACAACCCACAGCATATTTTTATGAGCTAAACCAAATGCTTATTGATGCCGCTCCGCAAAATAAGAGCACCCCAAATATTGTTATTTTAACTCCTGGACCGCATAACGAAACATTTTTTGAGCACGCTTATTTGGCTTCCTTTTTTGGATATCCCTTGGTATCCGGTAACGATTTGGTTGTTAGGAACGGTAAACTTTGGATGAAAACCCTAAAGGAATTAAAACAGGTAGACGTCATTTTACGACGTGTTGATGATGTTTTTATGGATCCCTTAGAACTACGTGAAGATTCCTATTTAGGTGTTGCCGGACTCTTGGATGTAATTCGTGAGCAACGGGTTGCCGTTGTCAACCCAATCGGAAGTGGCATTCTTGAAAATTCTGGATTAATCCCATTTATGAACGCCATCTGCAATTATTTTTTAGGTGAAGATTTAATCTTACCGCAAATTGCATCATGGTGGTGTGGCCAAGAAAAAGAACGAAATTATGTTTTAGACCATTTAAAAGATTTGGTTGTTAAACCCATAGATCGCTCTAATCGTGAAAACATTTATTTCTGTGAATTTCTAGATGATAAAGCCCTTGAAAATCTAAGAAAAGAAATTCTCCTAACACCCTATAAATTTGTGGCGCAGGAAAAAATATCGTTTTCAACCGCACCAGATTTTAAAAACGGAACCTTGGAACCCCGAAAAGTCATTTGCCGAACATTTGCCATAGCTAAAAACAACGATTACCAGGTTATGCCCGGTGGTTTGGTTCGTGTTGCCGCCGAACGTGAAACGCTTTTTGTTTCCAATCAACGTGGTGGCATAAGTAAAGACTTTTGGGTGATTTCAGACCATGAGCAAAACCATATTCAAAATTATTCGTGGAACAGTTCAAGTAAAATTTCAATTTCTGACATCAACGATTTACCCAGCAATACAGCCGAAAACCTATATTGGTCTGGCAGGTATTTAGGGCGTGCTTTGGTTACCGCACGTTACTTACGCATGGTGCTCAATAAAATGAACCAGGAGCAATACAACATCCGTGGCTCTGAGTCTGAAAGCCTTTTGGAACTTTATAAATCCGTAACCAATATCACATCAACCTTTCCTGGATTTGTGGGCAAAGGCGCTTCAGAAACCTTAAAAAACCCATTGAAGGAAATCGTTTCGTTAATGACCGACGACAAACGTTTGGGTAGTTTGGCCCAAATAATGCAGAGTTTCAGTAATTCATACTATACACTCAGAAGTTTATGGTCTAAAGATATGTGGCGTGTATTTGATGGTATCTATAGGCTATGGTCTAAATTCTTGGGAAATGATGACCGATCGATTACCGAACTTTCAAAACTATTAGACCGTATTATAACAAGGCTAATTGCTTTTATGGGGCTTATTGAAGAAAGCATTTTAGTTAATCAGGGCTTGTTGTTGTATTTTATTGGTTTGCAAACCGAACAGGCCATGATGAGCATAGCCAAATGCCGTTCGTTACTTGTTTTTGATTATAATGAACATTTACAGTACGAGATATTAGAATCCTTGTTAAGCAGTCATGAGAGCTTAAACATTTATCGATATAGTTACCGTTCGTATTTGAGCTTAGAAAATGTGATTCAATTGATTTTGCTGGACAAAGAATACGCTAAATCGCTCGCCTATCAAGTAGGAAGAATAAAAAAGGACATTACAAGATTACCGGAAACAAAAGGAACCAGTACCTTCCTGAAATGCCAAGAAAACATTAACGAAGCCCACGAATTGATTGATAATGCCAACCTCGCCCATTTATTGCAAATGGATTCCGATGGAAAACACCGAAAAAACCTGGACGATATGCTATCAAAAATAAGTGATTTACTTCATGAGACGTCTATGGCCGTTTCCGATACGTATTTCAATCATACCTATCAGCAAAAACAATTGTTCACCCAAAATTTTCCGCTAGCCTAA